A stretch of Aeromicrobium tamlense DNA encodes these proteins:
- a CDS encoding SDR family oxidoreductase — protein MSGLFDVAGRTVLVTGGGRGIGRMIADGFAAAGAEVHVVSRLLDVEELRAAGLRPWVADLSTEAGCAEFASEFAGATGRLDVLVNNAGATWGAPLEEFDSAAWDKVVDLNLKSPFFLVRELAPLLGASATPNAPSRIVNIGSIDGLRVPTLSTYSYTASKAALHHLTRVLAVELGPRNITVNAIAPGPFESKMMAAVLAESRDEFEGAAPLGRIGRPDDAAALAILLAAPGGSFLTGTVIPLDGGLSIVSPR, from the coding sequence GTGAGCGGACTGTTCGACGTCGCCGGCCGCACCGTGCTGGTGACGGGCGGCGGGCGCGGCATCGGCCGGATGATCGCCGACGGGTTCGCTGCCGCGGGCGCCGAGGTGCACGTGGTCTCGCGGCTCCTCGACGTCGAGGAGCTGCGCGCGGCAGGCCTGCGACCCTGGGTCGCCGATCTCTCGACCGAGGCCGGCTGCGCCGAGTTCGCCTCCGAGTTCGCCGGCGCCACCGGACGGCTCGACGTGCTGGTGAACAACGCCGGCGCCACGTGGGGCGCTCCGCTGGAGGAGTTCGACTCCGCGGCGTGGGACAAGGTGGTCGACCTCAACCTCAAGTCGCCGTTCTTCCTCGTCCGCGAGCTGGCGCCCCTGCTCGGGGCATCGGCCACGCCGAACGCTCCCTCGCGGATCGTCAACATCGGGTCGATCGACGGCCTGCGCGTCCCGACCCTCTCCACCTATTCCTATACGGCGTCGAAGGCGGCGCTGCACCACCTCACGCGCGTGCTGGCCGTCGAGCTCGGCCCGCGGAACATCACGGTCAACGCGATCGCCCCCGGACCGTTCGAGTCCAAGATGATGGCGGCGGTGCTGGCCGAGTCGCGCGACGAGTTCGAGGGGGCCGCGCCCCTGGGCCGCATCGGGCGACCCGACGACGCGGCGGCGCTGGCCATCCTGCTGGCGGCTCCGGGAGGCTCCTTCCTCACCGGCACCGTGATCCCGCTCGACGGAGGCCTCAGCATCGTCAGTCCGCGCTGA
- a CDS encoding TetR/AcrR family transcriptional regulator — protein sequence MTSHGAEPEDFMELAARRRMSFQRSPAAVSPRGLFDDVEPAGRFRFLVAAVVAFSGRGFHATTTRDIATVAEASPASLYTYYDTKSELLHEMSAITFRYVIDMLREIVDRGAPPVETISVIVREYLRFHAEEKIVVLVVNRDYRALGLSQLAELLGMADEIHQIVESVVRAGIEQGDFSVPDVHTATRAVLRLADVSPWFNERSSRTIDELADHHVGLILQMLGHVSAD from the coding sequence GTGACATCCCACGGCGCCGAGCCCGAAGACTTCATGGAGCTGGCCGCGCGCCGGCGCATGTCGTTCCAGCGCAGCCCGGCGGCCGTCAGCCCGCGCGGTCTCTTCGACGACGTCGAGCCGGCGGGGCGCTTCCGCTTCCTCGTGGCCGCCGTCGTGGCGTTCTCCGGCCGGGGCTTCCACGCCACGACGACCCGCGACATCGCGACCGTGGCCGAGGCGAGCCCCGCGAGCCTCTACACGTACTACGACACCAAGTCCGAGCTGCTCCACGAGATGTCGGCGATCACCTTCCGCTACGTGATCGACATGCTGCGCGAGATCGTCGACCGCGGCGCCCCGCCCGTGGAGACGATCTCGGTGATCGTGCGCGAGTACCTGCGGTTCCACGCCGAGGAGAAGATCGTCGTCCTCGTGGTCAACCGCGACTACCGCGCGCTCGGCCTGAGCCAGCTCGCCGAGCTGCTCGGGATGGCCGACGAGATCCACCAGATCGTCGAGTCCGTGGTCCGGGCCGGCATCGAGCAGGGCGACTTCAGCGTGCCCGACGTGCACACCGCGACGCGGGCGGTGCTGCGCCTCGCCGATGTGTCCCCGTGGTTCAACGAGCGCTCGTCACGCACGATCGACGAGCTGGCCGACCACCACGTCGGGCTGATCCTGCAGATGCTGGGGCACGTCAGCGCGGACTGA